Proteins found in one Oryza glaberrima chromosome 4, OglaRS2, whole genome shotgun sequence genomic segment:
- the LOC127771957 gene encoding salutaridine reductase-like, producing the protein MEGDISSLPTKRVAVVTGGNKGIGLEVCRQLAADGITVVLTARDETRGVEAAEKLRGMGLSCVIFHHLEVTDSSSVSRLADFLTTRFGKLEILVNNAAVSGMEHAQRVDTNEEQFVGMDKQQRLEWLNKQGRETYDAAKNGVQTNYYGTKLVIQTLLPLLLQSSGEGRIVNVSSDAGLLRWLVNNEDLRKELDDVDNLTEERLDEVLDSFLKDFEAGALEAHGWPTAPFVAYKMAKVAMNAYTRILARRHPELRVNCVHPGYVKTDLTINSGFLTPEEGGRNVVTVALLPDGGPTGAYFDEGREASFLE; encoded by the exons ATGGAAGGAGACATCTCCAGCCTCCCGACCAAAAG GGTTGCTGTGGTCACCGGCGGCAACAAAGGGATCGGGCTGGAGGTGTGCCGGCAGCTGGCCGCCGACGGCATCACGGTTGTTCTGACAGCCAGGGACGAAACGAGGGGCGTGGAGGCCGCCGAGAAGCTCAGAGGGATGGGCCTTTCCTGTGTCATCTTCCATCATCTGGAGGTCACGGACAGTTCCAGCGTTTCTCGGTTGGCTGATTTCTTGACGACTCGTTTTGGCAAGCTAGAAATACTG GTGAATAACGCAGCAGTTAGCGGGATGGAGCACGCCCAAAGAGTAGATACTAACGAGGAACAG TTCGTTGGCATGGACAAGCAACAGAGACTTGAATGGTTGAATAAACAAGGCCGGGAGACGTACGACGCCGCAAAGAACGGCGTGCAGACGAACTACTACGGCACGAAGCTTGTAATCCAAACCTTGCTGCCTCTGCTCCTGCAATCCTCCGGCGAAGGAAGAATCGTTAACGTCTCCTCCGACGCTGGACTACTAAGA TGGCTCGTCAACAACGAGGATCTGAGGAAGGAGCTGGACGACGTTGATAACCTCACCGAGGAACGGCTGGACGAGGTGCTGGACAGCTTCCTGAAAGACTTCGAGGCCGGCGCGCTGGAGGCGCACGGGTGGCCGACGGCGCCGTTCGTGGCGTACAAGATGGCCAAGGTGGCCATGAACGCGTACACGAGGATCTTGGCGAGGAGGCACCCGGAGCTGCGCGTCAACTGCGTGCACCCGGGCTACGTCAAGACGGACCTGACCATCAACTCGGGGTTCCTGACGCCCGAGGAGGGCGGGAGGAACGTCGTGACGGTGGCCCTCCTGCCGgacggcggtccgaccggcgcgTACTTCGACGAGGGCAGGGAGGCGTCATTCCTGGAATGA
- the LOC127771958 gene encoding salutaridine reductase-like, which translates to MERDITSLPTKRVAVVTGGNKGIGLEVCRQLAADGITVVLTARDETRGVEAAEKLSGMGLSSVVFHQLEVTDSSSVARLADFLKTRFGKLDILVNNAAVGGMEYVQGVDTNKEQFVSMDKKQRLAWLNKQGRETYDAAKNGVQTNYYGTKIVIQALLPLLLQSSGEGRIVNVSSDFGLLRVVNNEDLRKELDDVDNLTEERLDEVLDSFLKDFEAGALEAHGWPTAFAAYKTAKVAMNAYTRILARRHPELRVNCAHPGYVKTDMTIDSGFLTPEEGGRNVVTVALLPDGGPTGAFFAEGKEASFLG; encoded by the exons ATGGAACGAGACATCACCAGCCTCCCGACTAAAAG GGTTGCTGTGGTCACCGGCGGCAACAAAGGGATCGGACTGGAGGTGTGCCGGCAGCTGGCTGCCGACGGCATCACGGTGGTTCTGACGGCCAGGGACGAGACGAGGGGCGTGGAGGCCGCCGAGAAGCTCAGTGGGATGGGCCTCTCCAGTGTCGTCTTCCATCAGCTGGAGGTCACGGACAGTTCTAGCGTTGCTCGGTTGGCTGATTTCTTGAAGACTCGTTTTGGCAAGCTAGATATACTG GTGAATAATGCAGCGGTTGGCGGGATGGAGTACGTCCAAGGAGTGGATACCAACAAGGAACAG TTCGTTAGCATGGacaagaaacaaagacttgCATGGTTGAATAAACAAGGCCGGGAGACGTACGACGCCGCAAAGAACGGCGTGCAGACGAACTACTACGGCACGAAGATTGTAATCCAAGCCTTGCTACCACTGCTCCTGCAATCCTCCGGCGAAGGAAGAATCGTTAACGTCTCCTCCGACTTTGGACTACTAAGA GTCGTCAACAACGAGGATCTGAGGAAGGAGCTGGACGACGTTGATAACCTCACCGAGGAACGGCTGGACGAGGTGCTGGACAGCTTCCTGAAAGACTTCGAGGCCGGCGCGCTGGAGGCGCACGGGTGGCCGACGGCGTTCGCGGCGTACAAGACGGCCAAGGTGGCCATGAACGCGTACACGAGGATCTTGGCGAGGAGGCACCCGGAGCTGCGCGTCAACTGCGCGCACCCGGGCTACGTCAAGACGGACATGACCATCGACTCGGGATTCCTGACGCCCGAGGAGGGCGGGAGGAACGTCGTGACGGTGGCCCTCCTGCCGGATGGCGGCCCGACCGGTGCGTTCTTCGCTGAGGGCAAGGAGGCGTCGTTCCTGGGATGA